A single region of the Gemmatimonas sp. UBA7669 genome encodes:
- a CDS encoding M1 family aminopeptidase encodes MRHLLFRLTLPAVVTLFGACGTRSAPPPVSPESQPGAFYDGTVLLDPATGRLSARWTVAETDPTVDSTVLLLNAGLVLDSANGAALAAHQSGTERGLGRHVLRWRKAAGTGAAASPRRATLHVRGTLQFSDDRINGASAEWLELGLDSFWFPVFADFAHDVVGTARLVLPPDAARRVRTSAALSMRGDTVVLHNARPLPDFALVAARGLQSTTAGAVAVHHVSASSADVQRYLTSTRNCAEWLNTNYGAHQPLAKADIVLAPRTGPGYARAGYIVISANELTRRDTLPGAELRAEVARSLFLCHELAHTWATGANSSGPDNWLNEGLAEFVALRAVRHLHGDSTYRAHLTRYAQLSAQQLASVPPAQQAVWRAGAVARPNAVVSYRKAPVLLDSLARRIGESRMDYLLARWFATSGPRDTPGFLAVLERQTERESREWFEGILGR; translated from the coding sequence ATGAGACATTTGCTTTTTCGTCTGACCTTGCCCGCGGTAGTCACCCTGTTCGGGGCCTGCGGAACCCGCTCAGCCCCACCTCCGGTATCGCCTGAATCGCAGCCGGGGGCCTTCTATGACGGCACCGTGTTGCTCGACCCGGCCACCGGCAGGCTCTCGGCGCGCTGGACCGTCGCCGAGACCGACCCGACCGTCGACAGCACGGTGTTGCTGCTCAACGCCGGACTCGTGCTCGACTCCGCCAACGGCGCCGCGCTGGCCGCACACCAGAGCGGTACCGAGCGCGGACTCGGTCGTCATGTGCTGCGCTGGCGCAAAGCGGCCGGAACGGGCGCTGCCGCCTCACCACGCCGCGCCACGCTGCATGTGCGCGGCACGTTGCAGTTCAGCGACGACCGCATAAATGGCGCGTCGGCTGAGTGGCTGGAGCTCGGCCTCGACAGCTTCTGGTTTCCCGTGTTTGCCGACTTCGCGCACGATGTGGTAGGGACCGCGCGGCTGGTCCTGCCGCCGGATGCCGCGCGTCGTGTGCGCACGAGTGCGGCGCTCAGCATGCGCGGCGACACGGTGGTGCTGCACAATGCGCGGCCGCTGCCGGACTTTGCCCTCGTTGCGGCTCGTGGGCTGCAATCCACCACAGCCGGCGCGGTGGCGGTCCATCATGTGTCGGCGAGCAGCGCCGACGTGCAGCGCTACCTCACGTCCACGCGCAACTGCGCCGAGTGGTTGAACACCAACTACGGTGCACATCAACCACTCGCCAAGGCCGACATCGTGCTCGCGCCGCGCACGGGACCTGGCTACGCACGTGCGGGTTACATCGTCATTTCGGCCAACGAACTCACGCGTCGTGACACATTGCCTGGCGCCGAACTACGCGCGGAGGTCGCGCGCAGTCTGTTTCTCTGCCACGAACTCGCCCACACCTGGGCCACGGGCGCCAACAGCAGCGGGCCGGACAACTGGCTCAATGAGGGACTTGCCGAGTTTGTGGCGCTGCGCGCTGTGCGCCATCTGCACGGCGACAGCACGTACCGCGCACATCTGACGCGCTATGCGCAGCTGTCCGCGCAGCAGTTGGCGTCGGTACCGCCCGCGCAGCAGGCCGTCTGGCGTGCCGGTGCGGTTGCACGACCGAACGCGGTGGTGTCGTATCGCAAGGCGCCCGTGCTGCTCGACTCGCTCGCGCGGCGCATCGGGGAGTCACGCATGGACTATCTGCTCGCGCGCTGGTTTGCGACGAGCGGGCCACGCGACACGCCGGGGTTTCTGGCGGTGCTGGAGCGGCAGACGGAGCGGGAGAGTCGTGAGTGGTTTGAGGGAATACTGGGAAGGTGA
- a CDS encoding RNA polymerase sigma factor: protein MAGAANPAEHPDFESSTLPYLPRLLQYARRLTGNDAEAEDLVQSTYLNALRGWHTFQPGSDVARWLFTVCRNTFFRSRRKKDDSVSLESPELESLAGAREAATFLGQLGDDWQQQPDLAAAIDTAIAALPDSLRVLVMMIDVEGYSYEEAAQAEGIPVGTVRSRLYRARRQLQQALAQYAEDLGLRTGGQGA from the coding sequence ATGGCTGGAGCAGCAAATCCCGCCGAACATCCGGACTTCGAGTCCTCCACCTTGCCCTACCTGCCTCGGCTGCTGCAGTACGCGCGCCGGCTCACGGGCAATGATGCGGAGGCCGAGGATCTGGTGCAGTCCACCTACCTCAACGCCTTGCGCGGCTGGCACACCTTCCAGCCGGGCTCCGATGTGGCGCGCTGGTTGTTCACGGTGTGCCGCAACACCTTCTTCCGCTCACGGCGAAAGAAGGACGACAGCGTGTCGCTGGAGTCGCCCGAGCTGGAGAGTCTGGCCGGGGCGCGTGAAGCCGCCACCTTCCTCGGGCAACTGGGCGACGACTGGCAGCAGCAGCCTGACCTCGCGGCAGCCATCGACACGGCCATTGCGGCCTTGCCGGATTCCCTGCGGGTGCTGGTCATGATGATCGACGTGGAAGGCTACAGCTACGAGGAGGCCGCGCAGGCCGAGGGGATTCCGGTGGGCACCGTGCGCTCTCGGCTCTATCGGGCGCGAAGGCAGTTGCAGCAGGCACTGGCGCAGTACGCGGAAGACTTGGGACTGCGCACGGGAGGGCAGGGCGCATGA
- a CDS encoding cytochrome c biogenesis protein CcdA yields the protein MALLQLTDITAQLSGNPAAALPLLFGAGVLTSLTPCVYPMIPITAAIVGGQSSSEQAGITKASRWRPLGLSMVYVVGLASVYAGLGLLAGLTGTMFGTVSSNPWAFFVMANLLMLAGLSMLDVIPVRVPAAVMQRAAYAGTGGRAAGAFVMGAASGLVAAPCSAPVMAAVLTWVSTTRSAGLGFTYLFVFSLGMCTLLVAVGVSAGTLSRLPRAGAWMLTVKKGFAFVMIAMAEYYLVKMGQVYF from the coding sequence ATGGCTCTGCTTCAGCTCACCGATATCACCGCCCAACTGTCCGGCAACCCGGCCGCCGCGCTGCCCCTGCTGTTCGGCGCGGGGGTGCTCACCAGCCTCACGCCCTGCGTGTACCCCATGATTCCGATTACGGCGGCCATCGTTGGAGGTCAGTCATCATCGGAACAGGCAGGAATCACCAAGGCGTCACGGTGGCGACCTTTGGGCCTGTCCATGGTATATGTGGTGGGGCTGGCGTCGGTGTACGCCGGCCTGGGACTGCTAGCCGGGCTGACGGGTACAATGTTCGGCACCGTGTCCAGCAACCCCTGGGCGTTTTTTGTCATGGCCAACCTGCTCATGCTGGCGGGGCTGTCCATGCTGGACGTGATACCGGTACGGGTGCCGGCGGCGGTCATGCAGCGGGCCGCCTACGCGGGCACGGGCGGACGGGCGGCCGGCGCCTTTGTCATGGGCGCCGCTTCGGGCCTCGTGGCCGCGCCCTGTTCGGCGCCAGTCATGGCCGCCGTGCTCACCTGGGTGTCCACCACGCGGTCGGCGGGCCTGGGCTTCACCTACCTGTTCGTGTTTTCGCTGGGGATGTGCACCCTTCTGGTGGCGGTCGGGGTATCGGCCGGAACACTCAGCCGCCTGCCGCGCGCCGGCGCGTGGATGCTCACCGTGAAGAAGGGCTTTGCCTTCGTGATGATCGCGATGGCGGAGTACTATCTGGTGAAGATGGGGCAGGTGTATTTCTAG
- the ettA gene encoding energy-dependent translational throttle protein EttA, whose protein sequence is MAPQFIYVMKGLRKVVPPSRIILDDIWLSFYPGAKIGVLGPNGAGKSSLLRIMAGVDTEFQGEAWAHKGTRIGYLPQEPELDATLDVRGNVELAVKAQRDALNEFNAISLQFAEPDADFDKLMERQGKLQEYIDQHDLWNLDNKIDVAMDALRLPPGDSPVTNLSGGEKRRVALCKILLEEPDMLLLDEPTNHLDAESVAWLEHHLERFPGTVVAITHDRYFLDNVAKWILELDRGKGVPYEGNYSGWLEQKQQRLAQEEKHASARQKTLEKELEWVRMSPRARQAKNKARLQAYEDLASEAQNDRVMQNEIVIPPAPRLGNDVVRAKGLRKAFGDKLLFDNLNFDLPRAGIVGIIGPNGAGKTTLFRMINGLEKPDAGELVVGETVQISYQDQHRTLEGKRTLWEEISGGRETIPVGKRELNSRAYAASFNFRGADQQKLVANLSGGERNRLHLAKTVMQGGNLLLLDEPTNDLDVDTLRALEDAVLDFSGCAVIISHDRWFLDRVATHILAFEGDSEVVWFEGNYFAYIEDLKRRKGPDADQPHRIKYKKLVRS, encoded by the coding sequence ATGGCTCCGCAATTCATCTACGTCATGAAGGGCCTGCGCAAGGTCGTTCCACCCTCGCGCATCATCCTCGACGATATCTGGTTGTCCTTTTATCCCGGCGCGAAGATCGGCGTGCTGGGTCCGAACGGCGCGGGCAAGTCCTCGCTGCTGCGCATCATGGCCGGTGTGGACACCGAGTTTCAGGGCGAGGCCTGGGCGCACAAGGGCACGCGCATCGGCTATCTGCCGCAGGAGCCCGAGCTCGACGCGACGCTCGATGTGCGCGGCAACGTGGAGCTGGCCGTCAAGGCCCAGCGTGATGCGCTGAACGAGTTCAACGCCATCTCACTGCAGTTCGCCGAGCCCGATGCCGATTTCGACAAGCTCATGGAGCGGCAGGGCAAGCTGCAGGAGTACATCGACCAGCACGATCTCTGGAACCTCGACAACAAGATCGACGTGGCCATGGATGCGCTGCGTCTGCCGCCGGGTGATTCACCGGTGACCAATCTGTCGGGTGGTGAGAAGCGTCGTGTGGCGCTCTGCAAGATCCTGCTGGAAGAGCCGGACATGCTGCTGCTCGACGAGCCCACCAACCACCTCGACGCCGAGAGCGTGGCGTGGCTGGAGCATCATCTCGAGCGCTTCCCGGGTACGGTCGTGGCCATCACCCACGATCGCTACTTCCTCGACAACGTGGCCAAGTGGATCCTCGAGCTCGACCGCGGCAAGGGTGTGCCGTACGAGGGCAACTACAGCGGCTGGCTGGAGCAGAAGCAGCAGCGTCTCGCGCAGGAAGAGAAGCACGCCAGCGCGCGTCAGAAGACCCTCGAGAAGGAACTCGAGTGGGTGCGCATGTCGCCGCGTGCGCGGCAGGCCAAGAACAAGGCCCGTCTGCAGGCCTACGAGGATCTGGCCAGCGAGGCGCAGAACGATCGGGTCATGCAAAACGAAATCGTCATTCCGCCGGCGCCGCGCCTCGGCAACGACGTGGTGCGCGCGAAGGGCCTGCGCAAGGCATTTGGCGACAAGCTGCTGTTCGACAATCTCAACTTCGACCTGCCGCGCGCGGGCATCGTGGGCATCATCGGTCCCAACGGCGCCGGCAAGACCACACTGTTCCGCATGATCAACGGGCTCGAGAAGCCCGATGCCGGCGAACTCGTGGTGGGCGAGACGGTGCAGATCTCGTATCAGGATCAGCACCGCACGCTCGAGGGCAAGCGCACGCTGTGGGAAGAAATTTCGGGTGGACGCGAAACCATTCCCGTGGGCAAGCGCGAACTCAATTCGCGTGCCTATGCGGCGAGCTTCAACTTCAGGGGCGCCGACCAGCAGAAGCTGGTGGCCAACCTGTCGGGTGGTGAGCGCAATCGCTTGCATCTCGCCAAGACGGTGATGCAGGGCGGCAACCTGCTGCTGCTCGACGAGCCCACCAACGATCTCGACGTGGATACGTTGCGTGCGCTCGAAGACGCCGTGCTCGATTTCTCAGGCTGCGCGGTGATCATCTCTCACGATCGCTGGTTCCTGGATCGTGTGGCCACGCA
- a CDS encoding TlpA family protein disulfide reductase: MTDLLNAFRRAAAIVAVAAMPAFAQDSGIPVGDKAPGGPLETLTGQTVDLSNYIGKQPVVIEFWATWCGNCKQLEPAMRKAIATHGKTVQFVTVAVSVNQSIERVKAWQAANKMPGVLLYDRKGTVSGAYDVPATSYVVVVDKTGTVVYTGVGGTQDLEAAIRKAL; encoded by the coding sequence ATGACTGATCTTCTCAACGCGTTCCGTCGCGCTGCCGCCATCGTGGCCGTGGCCGCCATGCCCGCCTTCGCCCAGGACTCCGGCATCCCGGTGGGTGACAAGGCCCCCGGTGGCCCCTTGGAAACGCTCACCGGTCAGACCGTCGACCTGTCGAACTACATCGGCAAGCAGCCGGTGGTGATCGAGTTCTGGGCCACCTGGTGCGGCAACTGCAAGCAGCTCGAGCCGGCCATGCGCAAGGCCATCGCCACACACGGCAAGACCGTGCAGTTCGTGACGGTGGCGGTGTCGGTGAATCAGTCCATCGAGCGCGTGAAGGCCTGGCAGGCCGCCAACAAGATGCCCGGTGTCTTGCTGTACGACCGCAAGGGAACCGTGAGCGGCGCCTATGATGTGCCGGCCACCAGCTACGTGGTGGTCGTGGACAAGACCGGCACCGTGGTCTACACCGGCGTGGGCGGCACGCAGGATCTCGAGGCCGCCATTCGCAAGGCACTCTGA
- a CDS encoding LacI family DNA-binding transcriptional regulator — protein sequence MHEETRPASVTIRDVAKAAGVSIATVSRVLNDAARVTDDTRDKVRAVVERMGYAPQGPGRTPLLRRTRTLGVLLPELYGEFFSEFIRGIDETAKRHGFLTLITSARREAHEIAAAVSNMRGRVDGFLAVSPSVTARATLSEVADRYPTVLVGAGSDVGAFAALSVNNFQGAASMMKHLLSLGHRYIVFLRGPLGQVDAAERLHAVREVANWYDDVELRELPGEYRMDAAYEAISELLADGVRPDAIFAANDTMAVGAIAAVRDADLRVPEDIAVTGFDDIPMTRFLTPPLTTVRMPIYSLGERAALRLIEALRSGGGAVPARHEVLPAELVIRSSCGAAKRMLAELDSED from the coding sequence ATGCACGAGGAGACCCGTCCGGCGTCGGTGACCATTCGCGACGTGGCCAAGGCCGCGGGCGTGTCCATTGCCACGGTCTCGCGTGTGCTCAATGACGCCGCGCGCGTCACCGACGACACGCGCGACAAGGTGCGGGCCGTTGTGGAGCGCATGGGCTACGCGCCGCAGGGCCCGGGCCGCACACCGCTGCTGCGACGCACGCGCACCCTCGGCGTGCTGTTGCCCGAACTCTACGGCGAATTCTTCTCCGAGTTCATTCGCGGCATCGACGAAACCGCCAAGCGCCACGGCTTTCTCACACTCATCACGAGCGCGCGCCGCGAGGCACACGAAATTGCCGCGGCCGTCAGCAACATGCGCGGGCGCGTGGATGGCTTTCTGGCCGTATCACCATCGGTGACGGCACGCGCGACGCTGTCCGAAGTCGCCGATCGCTATCCCACCGTACTCGTGGGCGCGGGCAGTGATGTGGGGGCGTTTGCCGCGCTGTCGGTCAACAATTTCCAGGGCGCCGCGAGCATGATGAAACATCTGCTCTCGCTGGGCCATCGCTACATCGTGTTTCTGCGCGGCCCGCTAGGTCAGGTGGATGCCGCCGAGCGTCTGCATGCCGTGCGTGAGGTGGCCAACTGGTATGACGACGTGGAGCTGCGGGAGCTGCCAGGTGAGTACCGGATGGACGCGGCGTACGAGGCCATTTCCGAACTGCTGGCCGACGGCGTGCGGCCGGACGCGATCTTTGCGGCCAACGACACCATGGCCGTGGGTGCGATTGCGGCCGTGCGCGACGCCGACTTGCGCGTGCCGGAGGACATTGCGGTCACGGGGTTCGATGACATCCCGATGACACGTTTTCTGACGCCACCGCTCACGACGGTGCGGATGCCGATTTACAGTCTGGGTGAGCGCGCGGCGCTGCGACTGATTGAGGCGCTACGGAGCGGAGGCGGGGCGGTACCGGCTCGGCATGAGGTGCTGCCGGCGGAGTTGGTCATTCGGTCGAGTTGTGGGGCGGCGAAGAGGATGCTGGCGGAGTTGGATAGCGAAGACTGA
- a CDS encoding zf-HC2 domain-containing protein, translating into MSGNDYQYQHNQDAPCLDGGAGQNGIDCRETSRRLWAYLDGELTALSQEEVQAHLTHCTGCLHLTETQRRFLGLLHIDQSTTAGREAQAAALKAKVLARLAEARAQGLP; encoded by the coding sequence ATGAGCGGGAACGACTATCAGTACCAACACAATCAGGACGCGCCGTGTCTGGACGGGGGCGCCGGGCAGAACGGCATCGACTGTCGTGAGACCTCGCGTCGGCTCTGGGCCTATCTCGACGGCGAACTGACGGCCCTGTCGCAGGAGGAAGTGCAGGCCCACCTCACGCATTGCACGGGCTGCCTGCACCTCACGGAGACCCAGCGTCGCTTTCTGGGGCTGCTGCACATTGACCAGAGCACCACTGCCGGGCGGGAGGCGCAGGCCGCCGCGCTCAAGGCCAAGGTACTGGCGCGTCTGGCCGAAGCGAGGGCGCAGGGCCTGCCGTAG